In Bradyrhizobium paxllaeri, the genomic stretch GAGCGCGCCATGATTACGCTGGTGGAAGTCATACTGGCGTTTGTCGTCACATCGGCGCTCCTGCTCGCGCTCGTGCATCTGCTGCTGCCCGCAAGAAGATCCTGAAGGGTTTCGGACAATGACTGTCATCGGCTGGTTTCAAATTATCCTGTACTGCGCCATCGTGGTCGCGCTCGTCAAACCGCTCGGCTGGTACATGACGCGCGTGTTCAACGGCGAGGCCACCTTCCTGTCACCGGTGCTGCGTCCCGTGGAGCGCGGCCTTTACTGGATCTCGGGCGTCGATGAACGGCGCGAACAGCACTGGCTGACCTACACGGTCGCCATGCTGCTGTTTCATGTCGGCGGCTTCCTGATCATCTATGGTCTGATGCGGTTGCAGGCCCTGTTGCCGTTTAATCCGGCGGGGCAATCCGCGGTCGCGCAGGACCTCTCGTTCAACACCGCGATCTCCTTCATCACCAACACCAACTGGCAGAACTACGGCGGCGAGAGCACGCTGTCGTACCTGGTGCAGATGCTGGGCCTGACACATCAGAACTTCTTGTCGGCGGCAACCGGCATCGCGCTGGCAGTGGCGCTGATCCGCGGCTTTTCCCGCTCCTCGATGCGCACCATCGGCAATTTCTGGGTCGATGTGACGCGCTGCACCCTTTATGTGTTGCTGCCGATCTGCATCGTCTACACGCTGTTCCTGGTGTGGCAGGGCATGCCGCAGACGCTTCAGCCTTATGTCGAGGCGACGACACTGGAAGGCGCCAAGCAGACCATCGCGGTCGGTCCCGTCGCTTCGCAGGTCGCGATCAAGACGCTCGGCACCAATGGTGGCGGCTTCTTCAATGCCAATGCCGCGCATCCCTTCGAGAATCCGACCGCGCTGTCGAACTTCGTGCAGATGATCTCGATCTTCGCGCTCGGCGCCGCGCTCACCAACGTATTCGGCCGCATGGTCGGCAACGAACGGCAGGGCTGGGCGATCCTGGCCGTCATGGGCGTCCTGTTCCTTGCTGGCGTCGCCGTCACCTATTGGGCCGAGGCCAACGGCACCTCGACCCTTGCCTCGCTCGGCCTGACCGGCGGCAACATGGAGGGCAAGGAAGTCCGCTTCGGCATCGTCGCCTCCTCGCTGTTTGCGGTCATCACCACGGCGGCCTCGTGCGGTGCGGTTAACGCCATGCATGACAGCTTCACTGCGCTCGGCGGCATGATCCCGCTGATCAACATGCAACTCGGCGAAATCATCGTCGGCGGCGTCGGCGCCGGACTCTACGGCATGCTGCTGTTCGTCGTGCTGGCGATCTTCGTCGCAGGCCTGATGGTCGGCCGCACGCCGGAATATGTCGGCAAGAAGATCGAGGCGCGCGAGGTCAAGATGGCGATGCTCGCCATTCTGGTCCTGCCGCTGATGTATCTCGGCTGGACCGCGGTCGCCGTGGTGCTGCCCTCGGCAGTGGCGTCGATGGCCAATGCCGGGCCGCACGGCTTCACCGAGGTACTCTATGCCTTCACCTCGGCGACCGGCAATAACGGCTCGGCCTTCGGCGGCCTGACCGGCAACACCTTCTTCTACAATCTCACGCTCGCCAGCTCGATGTTCGTCGGCCGCTTCTTCATGATCGTTCCGGCGATGGCATTGGCGGGATCGCTCGCTTCCAAGAAATCGATTCCGCCCTCGGCCGGCACGCTGCCGACCACCGGCGGCCTGTTCGTTGGCCTCGTCGTTGGCGTAATCCTGATCATCGGCGGCTTGACCTTCTTCCCGGCGCTCGCGCTCGGCCCGATCGTCGAGCACCTGGCCATGAACGCCAACACGTTGTTCTGATCTTTCGGAGTAACATCCATGGAAACCATGAAACTGCAGAAAAAGGCGACAGCTTCGGCGATGCTCGATCCGAAAATCGTCGTGCCCGCGATCCGCGCGGCATTTGCAAAACTTGATCCACGGCTGATGATCAAGAATCCCGTGATGTTCGTGGTCGAGATCGTCGCCGCGCTCACGACCGTCATCTTCCTGCGCAATCTGGTGACGGGCGGAGAGGGGCTCGCCTTCACCTTTCAAATCATCCTGTGGCTGTGGTTCACCGTACTGTTCGCCAATTTCGCCGAAGCCGTTGCCGAAGGCCGCGGCAAGGCCCAGGCGGAATCGCTGAAGAAGACCCGCACCGAAAGCAAGGCCAAGCTGCTGGAAGGCTCCGACCGATCCTATCGTCTGGTCTCCGGCACCAGCCTGAAGGTGGGCGATATCGTCCTGGTCGAGGCGGGTGACAACATCCCGTCCGACGGCGAAGTGATCGAGGGCGTGGCGTCGGTGAACGAAGCCGCAATAACAGGTGAATCGGCGCCGGTGATCCGCGAATCCGGTGGCGACCGCTCGGCGGTGACCGGCGGCACGCAGGTGTTGTCCGACTGGATCCGCGTCCGCATCACGGCAGCGCAAGGCTCGACCTTCATCGACCGCATGATCAAGCTGGTGGAGGGCGCCGAGCGGCAGAAAACGCCGAACGAGATCGCGCTCAACATCCTGCTCGCGGGCCTCACCATCATCTTCGTGTTCGCGACCGTGACGATCCCGAGCTATGCGGCCTATGCGGGCGGCTCGATTTCGGTCGTGGTGTTGGTTGCACTGTTCGTCACGCTGATCCCGACTACGATCGGCGCGCTATTGTCGGCGATCGGTATCGCCGGCATGGATCGCCTGGTGCGCTTCAATGTGCTCGCAATGTCCGGCCGAGCCGTTGAAGCCGCCGGCGATGTCGACACGCTGCTGCTCGACAAGACCGGCACCATCACGCTCGGCAACCGGCAGGCCACCGCATTTCGTCCCGTCCGCGGCGTCACCGAGCAGGAATTGGCGGATGCAGCCCAACTCGCCTCGCTGGCCGACGAAACGCCCGAAGGACGTTCAATCGTCGTGCTGGCGAAAGAGAAATACGGTATCCGCGGGCGCGACATGAACGAGCTCGCCGCGACCTTCATTCCTTTCGCCGCGCAGACGCGCATGAGCGGCATCGATGCCGGCTCGTCTACCGTCCGCAAGGGCGCGGTGGATGCGATCCTCAACTACGTCGATGGCGGCGGCATTCGGGCGGTTGCCTCCGGCAATGCGGTTCGTGCGCTGCAAACGGGCGCCATGTCCGAAACTGGACGCGAAATCCAGGCCATTGCCGACGAAATTTCCAAAGCCGGCGGTACGCCGCTCGCGGTTGCCAAGGATGGCAAGCTGCTCGGCGTCATCCATCTCAAGGACATCGTCAAGGGCGGAATCCGCGAGCGCTTTGCGGAACTGCGCCGCATGGGCATCCGCACCGTGATGATCACGGGCGATAATCCGATGACGGCCGCTGCGATCGCCGCCGAAGCCGGCGTCGACGATTTCCTGGCGCAGGCAACCCCTGAGGACAAGCTGAAGCTGATCCGCGACGAGCAGGCCAAGGGCAAGCTGGTGGCGATGTGCGGCGACGGCACCAACGACGCGCCGGCCCTTGCCCAAGCTGACGTCGGCGTCGCCATGAACACCGGCACGCAGGCCGCGCGCGAAGCCGGCAACATGGTCGACCTCGACTCCAACCCGACCAAGCTGATCGAGGTGGTCGAGATCGGCAAACAGCTCCTGATGACGCGCGGCGCGTTGACCACGTTCTCGATCGCCAACGACGTCGCCAAGTATTTTGCGATCATCCCGGCGATGTTCCTGGCGTTCTACCCGCAGCTCGAAGTGCTCAACGTCATGCACCTCGCCAGCCCGCAAAGCGCGATCCTCTCGGCGATCATCTTCAACGCGCTGATCATCATCGCGCTGATCCCGCTGGCGCTGAAAGGCGTCGCCTATCGTGCGGTCGGCGCCGGCGCGCTGCTGCGCCGTAACCTGCTGATCTACGGCCTCGGCGGCATCATCGTTCCCTTCATCGGCATCAAGGCCATCGACCTCGCGGTTGCGGCCTTGGGGCTGGCCTAAACCCCAACCGTCATTGCGAGTGCAGCGAAGCAATCCATATCGCCGCAAACACAGAATGGATTGCTTCGTCGCTTCGCTCCTCGCAATGACGGAGAAATCGGAGACACACCAATGCTCAGAGAAATTCGCCCCGCCATCCTCATCCTGCTGCTGCTCACCGCGATCACGGGCCTTGCCTATCCGCTCGCGATGACCGCCGTCGCCGGTGCGATCTTCCCGAAGCAGGCGCAAGGCAGCCTGATCGAGAAGGACGGCAAGGTGATTGGCTCGGCCCTGATCGGTCAGGAATTCAAGGACGACAAGTATTTCCATGGCCGCCCCTCCGCGACCTCGGCGCCGGACCCGGCCGATCCGAGCAAGACCGTGCCCGCGCCCTATAACGCCGCCAACTCCGGCGGCTCCAACCTTGGGCCGACCAGCAAGGCGCTGGCCGACCGGATCAAGGAGGACGTCGACAAGCTCAGGACCGAAAACCCGTCCTCGCCTGTGCCGGTCGATCTCGTCACGACGTCCGGCAGCGGGCTCGATCCGGATATTTCGCCCGAGGGCGCGCTATTCCAGGTCCCGCGCGTCGCCAAAGCCCGCAACCTGCCGGAAGCACGCGTCCGTGAACTGGTCGCGGAGCACACCCAGAGCCGCATGGCAGGATTGCTCGGCGAACCGCGTGTTAACGTATTGGCGTTGAATTTGGCATTGGACGAGGCTTCCAAATGAGACCAGCTAGGCTCACCGGCGGGTGAGGATTATATTGCCGCATGGTCCAAACCCGCCGCGACCCCGAACAACGTCCTTCGCCGGAGGCCTTGCTGGAGGCGGCCCGGCGCGAGGACAGCCGCGCGGGTCGGCTGAAGATTTTCGTCGGCGCTGCGCCCGGCGTCGGCAAGACCTATGAGATGCTGCAGAGCGCCCACGCCAAGAAGAACGCGGGCGCCGATGTCGTGGTCGGCATCGTCGAGACCCATGGCCGGGCCGAGACCGAAGCGCTGCTCCATGGTCTTGAGGTCGTCCCGCGCAAGCGCATCAGCTACCGGGACCAGGTCCTCGAGGAGATGGACCTCGACGCGCTGATCGCGCGGCGGCCGCAGATCGCGCTCGTGGACGAACTCGCCCATACCAACGCGCCCGGCAGCCGGCATCCAAAACGCTATCTGGACGTCCAGGAGCTGCTCGAGCGCGGCATCGACGTCTATACCGCCGTCAACATTCAGCACATCGAGAGCCTCAACGACGTGGTCGCACAGATCACGCATGTGCGGGTACGCGAGACCGTGCCGGATTCGATTTTCGACCGCGCCGACGCCATCGAGCTGATCGATCTCACGCCCGATGACCTGATCCAGCGGCTGAAGGAAGGCAAGGTCTACGTCCCCAAACAGGCCCAGCGGGCGCTGGAGCATTATTTTTCGCCGGGCAACCTGACCGCATTGCGCGAACTGGC encodes the following:
- the kdpA gene encoding potassium-transporting ATPase subunit KdpA, which gives rise to MTVIGWFQIILYCAIVVALVKPLGWYMTRVFNGEATFLSPVLRPVERGLYWISGVDERREQHWLTYTVAMLLFHVGGFLIIYGLMRLQALLPFNPAGQSAVAQDLSFNTAISFITNTNWQNYGGESTLSYLVQMLGLTHQNFLSAATGIALAVALIRGFSRSSMRTIGNFWVDVTRCTLYVLLPICIVYTLFLVWQGMPQTLQPYVEATTLEGAKQTIAVGPVASQVAIKTLGTNGGGFFNANAAHPFENPTALSNFVQMISIFALGAALTNVFGRMVGNERQGWAILAVMGVLFLAGVAVTYWAEANGTSTLASLGLTGGNMEGKEVRFGIVASSLFAVITTAASCGAVNAMHDSFTALGGMIPLINMQLGEIIVGGVGAGLYGMLLFVVLAIFVAGLMVGRTPEYVGKKIEAREVKMAMLAILVLPLMYLGWTAVAVVLPSAVASMANAGPHGFTEVLYAFTSATGNNGSAFGGLTGNTFFYNLTLASSMFVGRFFMIVPAMALAGSLASKKSIPPSAGTLPTTGGLFVGLVVGVILIIGGLTFFPALALGPIVEHLAMNANTLF
- the kdpB gene encoding potassium-transporting ATPase subunit KdpB, translated to METMKLQKKATASAMLDPKIVVPAIRAAFAKLDPRLMIKNPVMFVVEIVAALTTVIFLRNLVTGGEGLAFTFQIILWLWFTVLFANFAEAVAEGRGKAQAESLKKTRTESKAKLLEGSDRSYRLVSGTSLKVGDIVLVEAGDNIPSDGEVIEGVASVNEAAITGESAPVIRESGGDRSAVTGGTQVLSDWIRVRITAAQGSTFIDRMIKLVEGAERQKTPNEIALNILLAGLTIIFVFATVTIPSYAAYAGGSISVVVLVALFVTLIPTTIGALLSAIGIAGMDRLVRFNVLAMSGRAVEAAGDVDTLLLDKTGTITLGNRQATAFRPVRGVTEQELADAAQLASLADETPEGRSIVVLAKEKYGIRGRDMNELAATFIPFAAQTRMSGIDAGSSTVRKGAVDAILNYVDGGGIRAVASGNAVRALQTGAMSETGREIQAIADEISKAGGTPLAVAKDGKLLGVIHLKDIVKGGIRERFAELRRMGIRTVMITGDNPMTAAAIAAEAGVDDFLAQATPEDKLKLIRDEQAKGKLVAMCGDGTNDAPALAQADVGVAMNTGTQAAREAGNMVDLDSNPTKLIEVVEIGKQLLMTRGALTTFSIANDVAKYFAIIPAMFLAFYPQLEVLNVMHLASPQSAILSAIIFNALIIIALIPLALKGVAYRAVGAGALLRRNLLIYGLGGIIVPFIGIKAIDLAVAALGLA
- a CDS encoding K(+)-transporting ATPase subunit C; protein product: MLREIRPAILILLLLTAITGLAYPLAMTAVAGAIFPKQAQGSLIEKDGKVIGSALIGQEFKDDKYFHGRPSATSAPDPADPSKTVPAPYNAANSGGSNLGPTSKALADRIKEDVDKLRTENPSSPVPVDLVTTSGSGLDPDISPEGALFQVPRVAKARNLPEARVRELVAEHTQSRMAGLLGEPRVNVLALNLALDEASK